ATGGGATTTTCCGTTCTCATTTTTGTCTTTAAATCTTTTAAATCCATTTCTTTAAATTTATCGTGGGCAACACAGAAAACAGCTGCATCCATATCTTTTATTTCATCAGGCTCTATGAGCTCTATGCCGTAATGTTCTTTTGCTTCATCTTTAAGCGCCAGCGGATCATAAATACTTACATCAATATTGTAATTTTTTAAATAATTATATATATCTACTACTTTGGTATTTCTGCAGTCTGAAACATTTTCCTTAAATGTAAGGCCAAAAAGAATCACTCTTATATTATTTTTTAATTCACTGTTTGAGATAATGTTTTTTAGTATCTGTCTGCTTATAAATTCTGACATGCTGTCATTTATTTTTCTGCCGGCATTTATCACTTCAGGATGGTATCCCAGTTCAATTGCTTTATAAACCAGATAGTAAGGATCAACTCCTATGCAATGGCCTCCGACAAGACCGGGTCTGAAATCTAAAAAATTCCATTTTGTTTTGGCAGCTTCCAGAACTTCGCTCGTGTCTATTCCTATTCTGGAAAAAATAACTGCAAGCTCGTTTACAAGTGCCACATTGATATCTCTCTGAGTGTTTTCAATTACTTTTGCCGCTTCAGCTACTTTAATGCTGGATGCTTTATGGACACCTGCTTTTATTATTTTCCCATATACGCCTGCTACTATTTCCAGTGATTCGTCATCCTGGGAAGAAACAACTTTGACTATCCGTGTCAGGGTGTTGACTTTATCTCCCGGGTTTATTCTTTCCGGCGAATATCCGACTACAAAATCTTTCCCGTTTTTAAAACCTGACTCTCTTTCAATAACAGGTATGCATATATCCTCAGTAACTCCGGGATAAACGGTTGATTCATATACTATTATCGAATTTTCAGGCATATTCTGTGCAGTCAGGGCAGTAGCGCTTTCAACAAGACCAAGGTCAGGGATGTTGTGATTGTCTATAGGTGTGGGAACAGCGATTATAAAAAAACCGGCTTTCTTTAAATCGGATTTATCTGAAGTAAGCAGGCATTTCAGTCCTTTTAAATCTTCTGTTTTTACATTACTGTCTTTATCACAACTGTTTTTTAGCTCTTTTATTCTCCGGCTGCTGATATCAAAACCTATTACATCAAAATATTTATCAAGCTCTATTAGAAGAGGAAGACCGACATAGCCGAGACCGACAACTGCGATTTTTAATTCTTTATTTTCTAATTTTTTGTAAAAATCTTTATAATCCATAATAAAATTATTTCCTTTTAGTTTGTTATAATAGATTAGTTTGTTATCTTTATAGATTAAGTTATCATTA
Above is a genomic segment from Actinomycetota bacterium containing:
- a CDS encoding nucleotide sugar dehydrogenase, producing the protein MDYKDFYKKLENKELKIAVVGLGYVGLPLLIELDKYFDVIGFDISSRRIKELKNSCDKDSNVKTEDLKGLKCLLTSDKSDLKKAGFFIIAVPTPIDNHNIPDLGLVESATALTAQNMPENSIIVYESTVYPGVTEDICIPVIERESGFKNGKDFVVGYSPERINPGDKVNTLTRIVKVVSSQDDESLEIVAGVYGKIIKAGVHKASSIKVAEAAKVIENTQRDINVALVNELAVIFSRIGIDTSEVLEAAKTKWNFLDFRPGLVGGHCIGVDPYYLVYKAIELGYHPEVINAGRKINDSMSEFISRQILKNIISNSELKNNIRVILFGLTFKENVSDCRNTKVVDIYNYLKNYNIDVSIYDPLALKDEAKEHYGIELIEPDEIKDMDAAVFCVAHDKFKEMDLKDLKTKMRTENPILFDIKWIFNKEKAKKAGFRYWRL